The Heliorestis convoluta genome includes the window TGCTGGAAGCGATTATGTATGGGCATCAGGAAATTCAACGAATTGTCGAATTCCAAGAAAAGATGGTTAAAGAAGTAGGCAAAGATAAAAGAGAAGTTACACTGCAGAAAGTTGCTGAAGATATCGATAGTGCTGTCCGTAGCTTCGTAGGCAGTAAACTGGCGCAGGCCATTCGTAATTCTGACAAGCTTTCTCGAGAAGAAGATATACAAGCAGTCAAAGATGAAACAATGGCAGCACTGATTCAACAATACCCTGAACAAGAAAAAGATATTCAAGAAGTACTTTACACAATTGTAAAAGAAACGGTTCGTGCCATGATTACAGTAGATAAGATGCGTCCAGATGGCCGCAAGCCCGATGAGATTCGTCCTATCACTGTAGAGGTTGGCATCTTACCTAGAACACACGGTAGCGGCTTATTTACAAGAGGACAAACGCAAGTCTTGAACGTTTGTACCCTTGGCACGATAGGCGACTCTCAGATCTTAGATGGACTAGGTCTAGAAGAATCGAAACGCTATCTCCATCACTACAATTTCCCAGCTTTTAGTGTTGGTGAAGCTCGACCGATGAGAGGCCCTGGTCGTCGTGAGATTGGTCATGGCGCTTTGGCTGAAAGAGCGCTTGTTCCTGTTTTGCCTTCAGAAGATGAGTTTCCCTATACCATTCGATTGGTTTCAGAAGTTCTAGAATCCAATGGTTCTTCTTCGATGGCCAGCGTCTGTGGTTCCACTCTTTCTATGATGAATGCTGGTGTACCCATTAAAGCTCCTGTCGCAGGGATAGCCATGGGACTGATCAAAGATAGCAATGATTATGCTATCTTATCAGATATTCAGGGCATGGAAGATGCTTTGGGTGACATGGATTTTAAAGTAGCGGGAACAACAAAAGGTGTTACAGCCTTACAAATGGACATTAAGATTCAAGGTGTTAATCGAGAGATTTTAACAGAAGCACTGGCACAAGCTTATAAAGGTCGATTGCACATTCTTGATAAAATGACGGAAGTAATAGCGAAACCTTCCGAAACAATGTCTCCTTATGCACCTCGCATCATTGCTTTTGCCATTGACGCTGACAAGATTCGCGAAGTCATTGGTCCTGGTGGAAAAACAATCAATAAGATCATTGCTGACACAGGCGTAAAGATTGATATTGAAGACGATGGACGCATTTTTATTGCTTCTACCGACGAAGAAAGTGCTCAAAAAGCATTGCGCATT containing:
- a CDS encoding polyribonucleotide nucleotidyltransferase — protein: MELAGRTLTIETGRVAKQANGSVLATYGDTVVLVTATASKEPRPGIDFFPLTVDYEERLYAVGKIPGGFIKREGRPTEKAILSSRLIDRPIRPLFPKGYRNDVQVVATVMSVDQECQPDIVAMIGASCALSLSDIPFEGPIGGVTVGRVDGEFVINPGVEATEKSDIHLVVAGTKDAVMMVEAASHEVPEEIMLEAIMYGHQEIQRIVEFQEKMVKEVGKDKREVTLQKVAEDIDSAVRSFVGSKLAQAIRNSDKLSREEDIQAVKDETMAALIQQYPEQEKDIQEVLYTIVKETVRAMITVDKMRPDGRKPDEIRPITVEVGILPRTHGSGLFTRGQTQVLNVCTLGTIGDSQILDGLGLEESKRYLHHYNFPAFSVGEARPMRGPGRREIGHGALAERALVPVLPSEDEFPYTIRLVSEVLESNGSSSMASVCGSTLSMMNAGVPIKAPVAGIAMGLIKDSNDYAILSDIQGMEDALGDMDFKVAGTTKGVTALQMDIKIQGVNREILTEALAQAYKGRLHILDKMTEVIAKPSETMSPYAPRIIAFAIDADKIREVIGPGGKTINKIIADTGVKIDIEDDGRIFIASTDEESAQKALRIIQDLVAEVEVGQIYTGKVTRIMTFGAFVELLPGKEGLVHISQLANERVGKVEDVVKIGDEITVKVIEIDKQGRVNLSRKELLKPKVPTGEPQLG